In Sulfurisphaera javensis, a single genomic region encodes these proteins:
- a CDS encoding DNA-binding protein, which produces MTTKKPNEILISRAKRTEDYVLDVIVMFNQGYDEVELKGVGNSIYKAVEVYNLLKDRLGDGIKLEKTDIGSEVKDRRRISYISIRLKRVY; this is translated from the coding sequence ATGACCACAAAAAAGCCCAATGAAATTTTAATTAGTAGAGCTAAAAGAACTGAAGATTACGTTTTAGATGTAATAGTAATGTTTAATCAAGGATATGATGAAGTAGAACTAAAAGGGGTCGGAAATAGTATATATAAAGCTGTAGAAGTTTATAACTTACTTAAAGATAGACTAGGCGATGGAATAAAACTTGAAAAAACAGATATAGGAAGCGAAGTTAAAGATAGAAGAAGAATATCATATATTAGTATAAGACTTAAGAGAGTTTACTAG